The proteins below come from a single Streptomyces sp. B3I8 genomic window:
- a CDS encoding magnesium and cobalt transport protein CorA encodes MSMIRDLRAVVRPSRPATRKDNGTYDATRDPATPSAVVDCAVYRDGARVETSGRLSPQEAMRLVRRDGGFAWIGLHEPTGAEFAALAGEFGLHPLAVEDAVTAHQRPKLERYDDTLFTVFKTIHYVEHDRLTATSEVVETGEVMCFTGRDFFITVRHGGQGSLRALRTRLERDPELLAKGPSSVLHSIADHVVDGYIAVADAMQDDIDEVETEVFSPGRKGSPRGTDAGQIYQLKREVLEFKRAVSPLLRPMQLLSERPMRLIDPDIQKYFRDVADHLARVQEQVVGFDELLNSILQANLAQASVAQNEDMRKITSWAAIIAVPTMVCGVYGMNFEHMPELHWRYGYPVVMCVTVALCLTIHRTLKRNGWL; translated from the coding sequence ATGTCGATGATCCGTGACCTGCGTGCCGTGGTCCGCCCGTCCCGCCCGGCAACCCGCAAGGACAACGGCACGTACGACGCCACGCGCGACCCCGCCACGCCGTCCGCCGTCGTCGACTGCGCCGTCTACCGCGACGGCGCCCGCGTCGAGACGTCGGGCCGGCTGAGCCCGCAGGAGGCGATGCGCCTCGTGCGACGCGACGGCGGCTTCGCCTGGATCGGGCTGCACGAGCCGACCGGCGCCGAATTCGCCGCGCTCGCGGGCGAGTTCGGGCTTCACCCGCTCGCCGTGGAGGACGCGGTCACCGCCCACCAGCGGCCCAAGCTGGAGCGGTACGACGACACCCTGTTCACCGTCTTCAAGACCATCCACTACGTGGAGCACGACCGGCTCACCGCGACCAGCGAGGTCGTGGAGACCGGCGAGGTCATGTGCTTCACCGGCCGGGACTTCTTCATCACCGTCCGGCACGGCGGGCAGGGCTCGCTGCGCGCGCTGCGCACCCGGCTCGAGCGCGACCCCGAGCTGCTCGCCAAGGGCCCCTCGTCGGTGCTGCACTCGATCGCCGACCACGTCGTCGACGGCTACATCGCGGTCGCCGACGCCATGCAGGACGACATCGACGAGGTGGAGACCGAAGTGTTCTCGCCCGGGCGCAAGGGCAGCCCCCGGGGCACCGACGCCGGACAGATCTACCAGCTCAAGCGCGAGGTGCTGGAGTTCAAGCGGGCGGTCTCGCCGCTGCTGCGGCCGATGCAGCTGCTCAGCGAGCGGCCGATGCGGCTGATCGACCCGGACATCCAGAAGTACTTCCGCGACGTCGCCGACCACCTCGCCCGAGTGCAGGAACAGGTCGTCGGCTTCGACGAGTTGCTGAACTCCATCCTCCAGGCCAACCTCGCGCAGGCGTCCGTCGCGCAGAACGAGGACATGCGCAAGATCACCTCGTGGGCGGCGATCATCGCCGTGCCGACGATGGTGTGCGGGGTGTACGGCATGAACTTCGAGCACATGCCGGAACTGCACTGGCGCTACGGCTATCCCGTCGTCATGTGTGTCACGGTCGCCCTGTGTCTGACCATCCACCGCACGCTGAAGCGCAACGGGTGGCTGTGA
- a CDS encoding suppressor of fused domain protein — MADVLPLVEARLLTALGEPDARAAVTFLGTDRFEVLRFTDGDVVRYATLGMSAQPMSDPAAVLADPVQGPRAELVLSVRGGRADTDKVLRPLAVLAASPQVEGVVVAPGASLDVGEPLWPGAAFTSVLVAEPGGLVEDLELDAPMDPVRFLPLLPMTPNEAAWKRVHGAGALQERWLTHGTDLRDPARGSVPLT; from the coding sequence ATGGCAGATGTTCTTCCTCTGGTCGAGGCCCGGTTGCTCACCGCGCTGGGCGAGCCGGACGCGCGCGCGGCGGTCACCTTCCTCGGTACGGACCGTTTCGAGGTGCTGCGTTTCACGGACGGGGACGTCGTCCGTTACGCCACGCTCGGCATGTCCGCCCAGCCGATGAGCGACCCGGCCGCGGTCCTCGCCGATCCGGTCCAGGGCCCGCGTGCCGAGCTGGTCCTCTCCGTGCGCGGCGGGCGTGCCGACACCGACAAGGTGCTCCGTCCGCTCGCCGTGCTGGCCGCGTCCCCGCAGGTGGAGGGTGTGGTGGTGGCCCCCGGAGCCTCCCTCGACGTGGGCGAGCCGCTGTGGCCGGGCGCGGCCTTCACCTCCGTACTGGTCGCGGAGCCGGGCGGACTGGTGGAGGACCTGGAGCTCGACGCGCCGATGGACCCCGTGCGGTTCCTGCCGCTGCTGCCGATGACGCCGAACGAGGCCGCGTGGAAGAGGGTGCACGGCGCGGGCGCCCTCCAGGAGCGCTGGCTGACGCACGGGACGGACCTGCGGGACCCCGCCCGCGGGTCCGTCCCGCTCACGTGA
- a CDS encoding MFS transporter, whose amino-acid sequence MRSSTGGPAEADPFDTGAGGLLRQPKAVWATAGASVVAFMGIGLVDPILPSIAKGLDATPSQVSLLFTSYFLITAVAMLVTGFVSSRIGGRRTLLAGLALVVVFAGLAGTSGSVGELVGFRAGWGLGNALFVSTALAVIVGAAAGGSAAAILLYESALGLGMACGPLLGALLGDASWRYPFFGTAVLMAIGFLCITAFLKEQPKPARRISLLDPLKALGHGGLASAAVSAFFYNYTFFTVLAFTPFVLNMTPYKSGAVFFAWGVLLAVFSVIVAPRTQKRFGSLTVLGGSLVLLAADVLILGYGDHTTAVVCTILSGAFIGVNNTVYTELALGVSDAPRPVASAGYNFVRWFAAAAAPYFAPKIEEWTDVHVPFVVAAVTAVVGALVVVVRRRALTHETEELQPRHAAEDAVAVFAD is encoded by the coding sequence ATGCGCAGCAGTACCGGAGGTCCCGCCGAGGCGGACCCGTTCGACACGGGTGCCGGCGGCCTCCTTCGGCAGCCGAAGGCCGTCTGGGCGACCGCCGGGGCGTCCGTGGTCGCCTTCATGGGCATCGGGCTCGTCGATCCGATCCTGCCGTCCATCGCCAAGGGACTGGACGCCACCCCGAGCCAGGTCTCGCTCCTGTTCACCTCGTACTTCCTGATCACCGCGGTGGCGATGCTGGTGACCGGCTTCGTCTCCAGCCGGATCGGCGGACGCAGGACGCTGCTCGCCGGACTGGCCCTCGTGGTCGTCTTCGCGGGGCTCGCCGGCACCTCGGGGTCGGTCGGTGAGCTGGTCGGGTTCCGGGCCGGATGGGGGCTCGGCAACGCCCTGTTCGTGTCCACCGCGCTCGCCGTCATCGTCGGCGCGGCGGCGGGCGGCAGCGCGGCCGCGATCCTGCTCTACGAGTCCGCCCTGGGCCTCGGCATGGCCTGCGGCCCGCTCCTGGGCGCGCTGCTCGGCGACGCGAGCTGGCGCTATCCCTTCTTCGGCACCGCCGTCCTGATGGCGATCGGCTTCCTGTGCATCACGGCGTTCCTGAAGGAGCAGCCCAAGCCGGCCCGCAGGATCTCACTGCTCGACCCGCTCAAGGCGCTCGGGCACGGCGGTTTGGCCTCCGCGGCCGTCTCGGCGTTCTTCTACAACTACACGTTCTTCACCGTGCTCGCCTTCACGCCGTTCGTACTGAACATGACGCCGTACAAGTCCGGTGCGGTCTTCTTCGCCTGGGGGGTGCTGCTCGCCGTCTTCTCGGTCATCGTGGCGCCACGGACGCAGAAACGGTTCGGCTCGCTGACCGTGCTCGGCGGTTCGCTGGTGCTGCTCGCCGCCGACGTCCTGATCCTGGGATACGGCGACCACACGACGGCCGTCGTATGCACGATCCTGTCCGGCGCCTTCATCGGCGTGAACAACACCGTCTACACCGAGCTCGCGCTGGGCGTCTCCGACGCGCCGCGCCCGGTGGCGAGCGCCGGCTACAACTTCGTGCGCTGGTTCGCGGCGGCGGCCGCGCCCTACTTCGCGCCGAAGATCGAGGAGTGGACCGACGTCCACGTCCCGTTCGTGGTCGCCGCCGTCACGGCGGTGGTGGGCGCGCTGGTCGTCGTCGTACGCCGCCGGGCCCTCACGCACGAGACGGAGGAACTCCAGCCGCGGCACGCCGCCGAGGACGCGGTCGCCGTCTTCGCCGACTGA
- a CDS encoding DUF6758 family protein, giving the protein MRGEPSCPKCGGRVRAPGLFADSWQCDVHGTVHPLQPVIPPSVEALGVVVHRTRVPVWMPWPLPVGWLFTGAACAGDDRSGGRATAVACSGPGPLGGVGEMILVAEELGVGLGARYAGIDGPDPGPYLNVEKPPQAKVLAAGRPTPLWHVTGTPDDRAVFAGEARGLWLWAVVWPEQTGLLMYDELVLTDLRDAGAEVDLLPCGALSPRLLEP; this is encoded by the coding sequence ATGAGGGGCGAACCCAGTTGCCCGAAGTGCGGTGGCCGGGTCAGGGCTCCCGGACTCTTCGCCGACTCCTGGCAGTGCGACGTGCACGGGACGGTGCACCCGCTGCAACCCGTGATACCGCCCAGCGTCGAGGCGCTCGGTGTCGTGGTGCACCGGACCCGGGTCCCGGTGTGGATGCCGTGGCCCCTGCCGGTCGGCTGGCTGTTCACGGGTGCAGCCTGCGCCGGTGACGACCGCAGCGGCGGCCGCGCCACGGCGGTGGCGTGCTCCGGCCCCGGCCCGCTGGGCGGCGTCGGCGAGATGATCCTGGTCGCCGAGGAACTGGGCGTCGGCCTCGGCGCACGGTACGCGGGCATCGACGGCCCCGACCCCGGTCCGTACCTGAACGTGGAGAAACCGCCGCAGGCCAAGGTCCTGGCGGCGGGCCGCCCCACCCCCCTCTGGCACGTCACCGGCACCCCCGACGACCGCGCCGTCTTCGCGGGCGAGGCGCGGGGCCTGTGGCTCTGGGCGGTCGTCTGGCCCGAACAGACGGGCCTGCTCATGTACGACGAGCTGGTGTTGACGGACCTGCGCGACGCGGGCGCGGAGGTCGACCTCCTGCCGTGCGGCGCGCTGTCGCCACGACTGCTGGAGCCGTAG
- a CDS encoding PHP domain-containing protein, whose protein sequence is MRIDLHTHSTASDGTDTPAALVRNAAAAGLDVVALTDHDTTRGHAEALAALPGGLTLVTGAELSCRLDGVSMHMLAYLFDPEEPALLAERELVRDDRVPRARAMVAKLNDLGVPVTWDQVARIAGDGSVGRPHVASALVELGVVPTVDEAFTPKWLADGGRAHVEKHETDPFEAIRLVKAAGGVTVFAHPAASKRGRTVPESAIADMAAAGLDGIEVDHMDHDSDTRARLRGLAKELGLLTTGSSDYHGTRKTVALGEYATDPEVYGEITRRATGAFPVPGAGGA, encoded by the coding sequence GTGCGCATCGACCTGCACACCCACTCCACCGCCTCCGACGGCACGGACACCCCCGCCGCACTCGTCCGCAACGCGGCCGCCGCCGGACTGGACGTCGTCGCCCTCACCGACCACGACACCACTCGCGGCCACGCCGAGGCGCTTGCCGCGCTGCCGGGCGGCCTGACCCTCGTGACCGGCGCCGAGCTCTCCTGCCGCCTCGACGGCGTCAGCATGCACATGCTGGCCTACCTCTTCGACCCCGAGGAGCCCGCGCTCCTCGCCGAACGCGAACTGGTGCGCGACGACCGTGTCCCCCGCGCCAGGGCCATGGTCGCCAAGCTCAACGACCTCGGCGTCCCCGTCACCTGGGACCAGGTCGCCCGTATCGCCGGTGACGGTTCCGTCGGCCGCCCCCATGTCGCCTCCGCACTCGTGGAGCTCGGCGTCGTCCCGACCGTCGACGAGGCGTTCACGCCGAAGTGGCTGGCCGACGGGGGCCGTGCGCACGTGGAGAAGCACGAGACCGACCCCTTCGAGGCGATCCGCCTGGTGAAGGCGGCCGGCGGTGTCACCGTCTTCGCACACCCCGCCGCGAGCAAGCGTGGCCGCACCGTCCCGGAGTCCGCGATCGCGGACATGGCCGCGGCGGGACTGGACGGCATCGAGGTCGACCACATGGACCACGACTCCGACACCAGGGCCCGGCTGCGCGGACTGGCCAAGGAGCTGGGCCTCCTGACCACCGGGTCCAGCGACTACCACGGCACCCGCAAGACCGTCGCCCTCGGCGAGTACGCGACGGATCCCGAGGTCTACGGCGAGATCACCCGCCGCGCCACAGGAGCGTTCCCGGTCCCGGGCGCGGGCGGAGCCTGA
- a CDS encoding MarC family protein — MFDLAVFGSLFLTLFVIMDPPGITPIFLALTAGRPAKVQRRMALQAVCVAGGVIAVFGVLGNHILDYLHVTIPALMISGGLLLLLIALDLLTGKNDEPKQTKDVNVALVPLGMPLLAGPGAIVSVILAVQRADGVSAQVSVWAAILAIHVVLWFVMRHSLLIIRLIKDGGVVLVTRLAGMMLSAIAVQQIINGVTQVIRGA, encoded by the coding sequence ATGTTCGACCTCGCCGTCTTCGGCTCCCTCTTCCTGACCCTCTTCGTCATCATGGATCCCCCGGGGATCACCCCGATCTTCCTCGCCCTGACCGCGGGCCGCCCCGCCAAGGTGCAGCGCCGGATGGCGTTGCAGGCCGTGTGCGTGGCCGGTGGTGTCATCGCCGTGTTCGGCGTGCTGGGCAACCACATCCTCGACTACCTGCACGTCACGATCCCCGCCCTCATGATCTCCGGGGGGCTGCTGCTCCTCCTCATCGCGCTCGACCTCCTCACCGGCAAGAACGACGAGCCGAAACAGACCAAGGACGTCAACGTCGCCCTCGTCCCGCTCGGAATGCCGCTGCTCGCCGGACCCGGCGCGATCGTGTCCGTGATCCTCGCCGTGCAGCGGGCCGACGGCGTGAGCGCACAGGTCTCGGTGTGGGCGGCGATCCTCGCGATCCATGTCGTGCTGTGGTTCGTGATGCGCCACTCGCTGCTGATCATCCGGCTGATCAAGGACGGTGGCGTCGTCCTGGTGACACGGCTGGCCGGGATGATGCTCTCCGCGATCGCCGTCCAGCAGATCATCAACGGCGTCACACAGGTGATCCGGGGCGCCTGA
- a CDS encoding NYN domain-containing protein: MDAMNDDDLTALGARIDQTNELLQRMLAEVAKTPSTHAIFVDAGYLYAAAGRLVAGTEDRRAFDVDAEGLLEALIDKARTIFADSRLLRVYWYDGARRRIHTAEQQSIAELPDVKVRLGNLNANNQQKGVDSLIRSDLESLARHRAISDAALLGGDEDLVSAVEAAQGYGARVHLWGIEAPEGRNQAEPLLWEVDSQRTLDLDFFKPYVSRRTAATYEASAAVRPTREDVRFVGAQIAAKWLAARGRDSLRELLPGHPYLPGSVDQDLLVEAEGLLQYSLRGQADLRRSLRDGFWEHLQTQY; encoded by the coding sequence ATGGACGCGATGAACGACGACGACCTCACGGCGCTCGGCGCCCGCATCGACCAGACGAACGAGCTGCTGCAGCGCATGCTCGCCGAGGTGGCGAAGACGCCCTCGACCCACGCGATCTTCGTCGACGCCGGCTACCTCTACGCGGCCGCGGGGCGGCTGGTGGCCGGCACCGAGGACCGGCGGGCGTTCGACGTCGACGCCGAGGGACTGCTCGAGGCGCTCATCGACAAGGCTCGCACGATCTTCGCCGACAGCCGGCTGCTGCGGGTCTACTGGTACGACGGCGCCCGGCGCCGCATCCACACAGCCGAGCAGCAGTCCATCGCCGAACTGCCCGACGTGAAGGTGCGACTGGGCAACCTCAACGCCAACAACCAGCAGAAGGGCGTCGACTCCCTCATCAGGTCCGACCTGGAGTCCCTCGCCCGGCACCGCGCCATCAGCGACGCGGCCCTGCTCGGCGGTGACGAGGACCTGGTCTCGGCGGTCGAGGCCGCACAGGGATACGGCGCCCGGGTCCATCTGTGGGGCATCGAGGCACCGGAGGGCCGCAACCAGGCCGAGCCCCTGCTCTGGGAGGTCGACAGCCAGCGCACCCTCGACCTGGACTTCTTCAAGCCGTACGTGTCCCGGCGGACCGCGGCGACGTACGAGGCGTCGGCGGCGGTCCGGCCCACGCGGGAGGACGTGCGGTTCGTGGGGGCGCAGATCGCGGCGAAGTGGCTGGCGGCGCGAGGCCGTGACTCACTGCGGGAGCTGCTCCCGGGGCACCCCTACCTGCCCGGATCGGTCGACCAGGACCTGCTGGTGGAGGCGGAAGGGCTGCTCCAGTACTCGCTGCGCGGCCAGGCGGATCTGCGCCGGTCCCTGCGGGACGGCTTCTGGGAGCACTTGCAGACGCAGTACTGA
- a CDS encoding alpha/beta fold hydrolase: MSRPSTFSPPPGTRSRTLATPRGPFAALDAGTATHGTALLLPGFTGSKEDFIDLLPHLGAAGYRAVAVDGRGQYGTPGPQDDEAPYAQTELARDVLAQVAALDADGPVHLLGHSLGGQIARATVLLDPAPFRSLTLMSSGPAQISKSQQQRVRLLRDALAVMDMTQVWNAIQLMETPEDTETGALDAGPGDRDDLRRRWLAGSPAQLLATGRQLCTEPDRVAELAAVPLPKHVVSGDHDDAWPVPLLDEMAIRLDARRTIVAGADHSPNTDRPLETARALVAFWNSVHSVDGENGRNGRNGRNGVDDAGGVTR, encoded by the coding sequence ATGAGCCGTCCGTCGACCTTCTCCCCGCCCCCCGGCACCCGCTCCCGCACCCTCGCCACCCCCCGCGGTCCCTTCGCCGCCCTCGACGCCGGCACCGCCACCCACGGCACGGCCCTCCTCCTCCCGGGTTTCACCGGCAGCAAGGAGGACTTCATCGACCTCCTCCCCCACCTCGGCGCCGCCGGCTACCGCGCCGTCGCCGTCGACGGCCGGGGCCAGTACGGCACTCCCGGCCCCCAGGACGACGAAGCCCCTTACGCACAGACCGAGTTGGCCCGCGACGTGCTGGCTCAGGTCGCCGCTCTGGACGCCGACGGTCCCGTCCACCTCCTCGGCCATTCCCTCGGCGGCCAGATCGCCCGCGCCACCGTGCTGCTCGACCCCGCCCCGTTCCGCTCGCTCACCCTCATGTCCTCCGGCCCCGCGCAGATCTCGAAGTCCCAGCAGCAGCGGGTCAGACTGCTGCGCGACGCACTCGCGGTGATGGACATGACCCAGGTGTGGAACGCCATCCAGCTGATGGAGACCCCCGAGGACACGGAGACCGGCGCCCTCGACGCCGGTCCCGGCGACCGCGACGACCTCCGCCGCCGCTGGCTCGCGGGCAGTCCCGCCCAGCTTCTCGCCACCGGGCGGCAACTGTGCACCGAGCCGGACCGGGTCGCCGAACTCGCCGCCGTGCCGCTGCCCAAACACGTCGTCTCCGGCGACCACGACGACGCCTGGCCCGTCCCGTTGCTGGACGAGATGGCCATCCGGCTCGACGCCCGTCGCACGATCGTCGCCGGCGCCGACCACTCCCCCAACACCGACCGCCCGCTTGAGACCGCCCGCGCCCTCGTCGCCTTCTGGAACAGCGTGCACTCCGTTGACGGCGAGAACGGCAGGAACGGCAGGAACGGCAGGAACGGCGTGGACGACGCCGGCGGCGTGACCCGTTGA
- a CDS encoding DEAD/DEAH box helicase: MLASRRAHRRGSTLTTTFRELGILPETAEALEAVGILNPFPIQEMTLPVALSGSDVIGQAKTGTGKTLGFGLPLLERVSVPADVEAGRARPEDVTNTPQALVVVPTRELCVQVTNDLLTAGKVRNVRVTAIYGGRAYEPQVEALKKGVDVVVGTPGRLLDLAGQKKLDLSHVRCLVLDEADEMLDLGFLPDVEKIIGMLPERRQTMLFSATMPGAVIGLARRYMSQPTHIRATSPEGEGVTLANIKQFVYRAHSMDKPEMIARILQSDGRGLAMIFCRTKRTAADIAEQLQTRGFASGAVHGDLGQGAREQALRAFRNGKVDVLVCTDVAARGIDVEGVTHVINYQSPEDEKTYLHRTGRTGRAGASGTAITFVDWDDIPRWQLINKALGLDYHEPVETYSTSPHFFEDLSIPAGTKGVLPRSERTRAGLGAEEIEDLGETGGRGARSARGGRGERDDRGGRGDRGGRNERGGSDTVERDRERSARTPRRRRRTRGGAPLDAEASVTASERVAAPPVDGAGSADGTAGTESGGAGRAPRRRRRTRSGAQAEAATRETVSAETVTETAAVAEAPAVSEALAPSGAVEAEAATTPRRRRTRRTADVAAAEAAESAETAEAAVDTAETIEAKPRRRTTPRKKAEAAETAVDTAEAVETEPRRRTTRKSAAKAQTAVETADAAVIPAQSSEEPESDSQPAQKPRRTRKKAAAATEPSETVEAPKARRTRKATATAASTATVLDDDGAEAGEVKPRRTRKKAVAASAEAAAEPEAGEPKPRRRTTRKAAAAPEIPAQASDEPAKPRRTRKKAAAATEPSEG, from the coding sequence ATGCTCGCCTCGCGCCGCGCACACAGAAGAGGCAGCACCCTGACTACGACTTTCCGAGAGCTCGGAATCCTTCCCGAGACGGCCGAGGCCCTTGAGGCCGTCGGCATCCTCAACCCCTTCCCCATCCAGGAGATGACGCTCCCCGTCGCCCTCTCCGGCAGCGACGTCATCGGCCAGGCCAAGACCGGCACCGGCAAGACGCTGGGCTTCGGCCTTCCGCTCCTCGAGCGCGTCAGCGTCCCCGCCGACGTGGAGGCGGGCCGGGCCCGCCCCGAGGACGTCACCAACACCCCGCAGGCCCTCGTCGTGGTGCCCACCCGCGAGCTGTGCGTCCAGGTCACCAACGACCTGCTGACCGCCGGCAAGGTGCGCAACGTGCGCGTCACCGCCATCTACGGCGGACGTGCCTACGAGCCGCAGGTAGAGGCCCTCAAGAAGGGCGTCGACGTGGTCGTCGGCACCCCCGGCCGGCTGCTCGACCTGGCCGGGCAGAAGAAGCTGGACCTTTCGCACGTGCGGTGCCTCGTCCTCGACGAGGCCGACGAGATGCTCGACCTCGGCTTCCTCCCCGACGTCGAGAAGATCATCGGCATGCTTCCGGAGCGCCGGCAGACCATGCTCTTCTCCGCGACCATGCCCGGTGCGGTCATCGGACTGGCCCGCCGCTACATGTCGCAGCCCACGCACATCCGCGCCACGTCGCCGGAGGGCGAGGGCGTGACGCTGGCCAACATCAAGCAGTTCGTCTACCGCGCGCACTCCATGGACAAGCCGGAGATGATCGCGCGGATACTGCAGTCCGACGGCCGCGGACTCGCGATGATCTTCTGCCGCACCAAGCGGACGGCCGCCGACATCGCCGAGCAGCTCCAGACGCGCGGGTTCGCCTCCGGCGCGGTCCACGGCGACCTCGGCCAGGGCGCGCGCGAGCAGGCGCTGCGCGCGTTCCGCAACGGCAAGGTGGACGTGCTGGTCTGCACGGACGTCGCCGCGCGCGGCATCGACGTCGAGGGCGTCACGCACGTCATCAACTACCAGTCCCCCGAGGACGAGAAGACCTACCTGCACCGCACCGGCCGTACGGGCCGCGCGGGCGCGTCCGGTACGGCGATCACATTCGTCGACTGGGACGACATCCCGCGCTGGCAGCTCATCAACAAGGCGCTGGGACTGGACTACCACGAGCCGGTGGAGACGTACTCCACGTCGCCGCACTTCTTCGAGGACCTCTCCATCCCGGCGGGCACGAAGGGTGTGCTGCCCCGCTCGGAGCGCACGCGTGCCGGGCTGGGTGCCGAGGAGATCGAGGACCTCGGCGAGACCGGTGGCCGCGGGGCGCGCAGCGCCCGGGGCGGTCGCGGTGAGCGCGACGATCGCGGTGGACGCGGCGATCGCGGTGGACGCAATGAACGCGGTGGAAGCGACACGGTGGAGCGGGACCGCGAGCGTTCGGCGCGGACGCCCCGTCGGCGCCGGCGTACGCGCGGTGGAGCGCCGCTCGACGCGGAGGCTTCGGTGACGGCGTCGGAGCGGGTGGCGGCCCCGCCCGTGGACGGCGCGGGGAGCGCGGACGGCACGGCGGGCACGGAGTCCGGCGGTGCCGGTCGTGCTCCGCGCCGGCGTCGGCGCACCCGGTCCGGCGCCCAGGCGGAGGCGGCGACTCGGGAGACGGTGTCCGCGGAGACGGTGACCGAGACGGCCGCCGTGGCCGAGGCACCCGCCGTTTCCGAGGCGCTCGCGCCGTCCGGGGCGGTCGAGGCGGAGGCTGCCACGACGCCGCGGCGTCGGCGGACGCGGAGGACGGCTGACGTGGCCGCGGCCGAAGCGGCCGAGTCCGCGGAGACGGCCGAGGCGGCCGTCGACACGGCGGAGACCATCGAGGCAAAGCCGCGCCGGCGGACGACGCCGCGCAAGAAGGCGGAGGCCGCGGAGACGGCGGTCGACACGGCCGAAGCCGTCGAGACCGAGCCGCGCCGGCGGACGACGCGGAAGTCCGCGGCGAAGGCGCAGACGGCGGTCGAGACCGCCGATGCCGCCGTGATCCCCGCGCAGTCGTCGGAGGAGCCCGAGTCGGATTCGCAGCCGGCGCAGAAGCCGCGCCGCACGCGGAAGAAGGCGGCCGCCGCGACGGAGCCGTCGGAGACCGTCGAGGCGCCGAAGGCGCGGCGTACGCGCAAGGCGACGGCGACGGCGGCCTCGACTGCGACAGTCCTGGACGACGACGGTGCGGAGGCCGGTGAGGTCAAGCCCCGCCGAACCCGTAAGAAGGCCGTCGCGGCGTCCGCCGAGGCCGCGGCCGAGCCCGAGGCCGGAGAGCCCAAGCCGCGGAGGCGTACGACGCGCAAGGCCGCCGCCGCACCGGAGATCCCGGCCCAGGCGTCCGACGAACCGGCGAAGCCGCGCCGCACGCGGAAGAAGGCGGCCGCCGCGACGGAGCCGTCGGAGGGCTGA
- a CDS encoding ferritin-like fold-containing protein, producing MTTSDNASDTAGPAAEGTPGPTGIAARDWAGASADPQYRAAVADLLGALAYGELAAFERLAEDAKLAPTLADKAALAKMASAEFHHFEQLRDRLGEIGVEPTEAMEPFVAALDGFHRQTAPSDWLEGLVKAYVGDSIASDFYREVAARLDKDTRELVLTVLDDTGHADFAVEKVRAAIDAEPRVGGRLALWARRLMGEALSQSQRVVADRDALSTMLVGGVADGFDLAEVGRMFSRITEAHTKRMAALGLAA from the coding sequence ATGACGACCTCTGACAACGCCTCCGACACCGCAGGACCCGCCGCCGAAGGCACCCCCGGCCCCACCGGCATCGCCGCCCGGGACTGGGCCGGGGCCTCCGCGGACCCCCAGTACCGGGCCGCGGTGGCGGACCTGCTGGGAGCGCTGGCGTACGGGGAGCTGGCGGCGTTCGAGCGGCTGGCGGAGGACGCGAAGCTGGCGCCCACCCTCGCCGACAAGGCGGCGCTGGCCAAGATGGCGTCGGCGGAGTTCCACCACTTCGAGCAGTTGCGGGACCGGCTCGGCGAGATCGGCGTGGAGCCGACGGAGGCGATGGAACCGTTCGTCGCCGCGCTCGACGGCTTCCACCGGCAGACGGCACCCTCGGACTGGCTGGAGGGGCTGGTCAAGGCGTACGTCGGCGACTCGATCGCCAGCGACTTCTACCGGGAGGTCGCGGCACGGCTCGACAAGGACACCCGTGAGCTGGTGCTGACCGTCCTCGACGACACGGGACACGCCGACTTCGCGGTGGAGAAGGTACGCGCCGCGATCGACGCCGAGCCGCGCGTGGGCGGACGGCTCGCGCTGTGGGCGCGGCGGCTGATGGGGGAGGCGCTGTCGCAGTCGCAGCGGGTGGTCGCGGACCGGGACGCGCTGTCGACGATGCTGGTGGGCGGCGTCGCGGACGGGTTCGACCTCGCCGAGGTGGGGCGGATGTTCTCCCGGATCACGGAGGCGCACACCAAGCGGATGGCCGCGCTGGGCCTCGCCGCCTGA
- a CDS encoding DUF3107 domain-containing protein: MEVKIGVQHAPREIVLESGQSAEEVERAVAEALAGKSQLLSLVDEHGRKVLIPADRLAYVEIGEPTARRVGFSAL; the protein is encoded by the coding sequence GTGGAGGTCAAGATCGGCGTGCAGCACGCGCCCCGCGAGATCGTTCTGGAGAGCGGTCAGAGTGCCGAGGAGGTCGAGCGCGCCGTGGCCGAAGCACTGGCCGGGAAGTCGCAACTGCTGAGCCTCGTGGACGAGCACGGCCGCAAGGTCCTCATCCCGGCCGACCGCCTCGCGTACGTGGAGATCGGCGAGCCGACCGCCCGCCGGGTGGGGTTCAGCGCGCTGTAG